The nucleotide window GGGCGGCGAAGGTCTCCATCCACTGTGACGTGGGGCCCAGATGCGGCGAGATGATCACCGTGTCGATGCCGAGCCTGGTGTACGGCTCGATGTCACGGATGAAGGCGTCCAGGTCCCCTTCCGTGGCGGCGGCGCCCGAATAGGTGACCGTCCGGCGGATGTCGTCGTAGTCGCGATCCGCCTCGTCGCAGTGCCCGCGCAGCACGTCCAGCTTGTGTGCGACCTCCTCCGGCGAGGTGGCGAACAGGTTGCAGGCGTCGGCGTACCGTGCGACGAGCCGCAGGGTCTCCTCCAGCCGCTCGAACCGTTCTGCGAGCGGCGGGTAGGGCACGCCCAGGCCGTGGTGCTCGCGGTCGTACCAGGCGGCGCCGATGCCGAGGGTGGCCCGGCCGCCGGACAGGACGTCGAGTGTGGTGGCGACCTTGGCGAGCAGTCCGGGGTGACGGTACGTCACCCCCGTGACCAGGGCGCCCAGCCGCACCGTGGAGGTGTGGGCGGCCAGGTAGGCCAGGGTCGTGTAGGCCTCCAGCATGGGTGCCTCGGCTCCGCCGTTGAACTCCATCTGGAAGTAGTGGTCCATGACCGACAGCCGGCTCACGCCTGCCGCCTCCGCCGCGGCCCCCGCGGCGGCCAGTTCGGCGTGCAGTGCGCCGCCGCCCCGGGGGTGGTCGAACCGGTTGATGTGCACGCCTACGCGCATGTCCGTCTCCGTTCAGTGCATGTACGGGTCTTCACCGATCGGCCGGTGCTCGCGCAGCGGCGGCTCACAGGCCCTTCACGGCTGGGGCCCCACCATCCGCCCCCCGGCGGTGGACCCGGTCGGCCCTGGTCCCGGTGGTGAGCGAGTGGCCGTGACCAACGCCGCCCCCCTCAGCGGCGGCGGGTCGACGGAGACGGGGAATGGGCGGATAGGGCAGCCCCCTCCCGCTCGCCGCGGCACAGCGGTCCATCACGTCGCTCCTCCCGCGCTCCCGTCCGTCGGCCGGTGTTCCCAGAGAGTCTCCCCCTGGAGCTCCATGACGACCGTTCCGGTGGCGTTGATGAGCGTGCCCCGGCTGCGGACTACGGCGGTGCCGTCGTCGCGGGGGCGGACCTCCACTATCTCCATCGCGCCGTGCAGCACGTCTCCGGGCCGGACCGGCGCCCGCATGCGCAGGGAGCTGATCTCCCGGCCGGCGATGATGGCGGCGCGCGAGAAGACCGCGTCCACCACGAGACGTTGCAGGATCGCCGCGGTGTGGAAGCCGCTGGCGATGAGGCCCCCGAAGCGGCTGCCGGCCGCCGCGTCCTCGTCGGTGTGCAGGGGCAGCGGGTCGAAGCGGCGGCCGAAGTCGAGGATCTCCTCCTTGGAGACCTTGGCGCTGCCGAGGTCCAACACGGCCCCGGGCTGGAGGTTCTCGGCGTACAGCACAATCCTCACCGCCGGCCCGTTGTCCGCACGAGCCCTGCCAGGCCCTGGAAGGGGATGAGCCGGTGGAAGTGCACGCCGGGGCGCATACGGGTCTCCGTTCGTCCTGTCATGGCGGTCAGTCGAGTTCCGTGACGAACCGCCGGAGCAGGCGGCCGAACGTCTCGACGTCTTCGTCCGGCCAACGGCCGAGGCGTTCCCGCAGCCCCTTGCGCTGGTGCTGCCTGACGCGGGCCAGGCGGTCGCGACCGGTGTCGGTGAGTTCCAGCAACTTGGTCCTGGGCCGCGACGGATGTGACACCCGGCGCAGCATGCCGTCTTCTTCCAGCTGGGACAGCTGACGGCTGACGGTGGACTTCTCCAGGCCGTACCGCTCCGCCAGGTCGGAGGCGGTCGGCTGGGGGAAGGTGCCCACGTAGGACAGCATCGTGTACGCGACGAAGGAGAGTTCGTCATACATGTTGTTGGCCCGCACCCTGGCGTTGCGGGAGAACAGGATGATCGACTCATGGATCAGATCGAGGGATTCGTCACGTGCCGCCATTCACGCCATCTT belongs to Streptomyces graminofaciens and includes:
- a CDS encoding LLM class flavin-dependent oxidoreductase gives rise to the protein MRVGVHINRFDHPRGGGALHAELAAAGAAAEAAGVSRLSVMDHYFQMEFNGGAEAPMLEAYTTLAYLAAHTSTVRLGALVTGVTYRHPGLLAKVATTLDVLSGGRATLGIGAAWYDREHHGLGVPYPPLAERFERLEETLRLVARYADACNLFATSPEEVAHKLDVLRGHCDEADRDYDDIRRTVTYSGAAATEGDLDAFIRDIEPYTRLGIDTVIISPHLGPTSQWMETFAAQAVRRLSELG
- a CDS encoding MaoC/PaaZ C-terminal domain-containing protein, with the protein product MRIVLYAENLQPGAVLDLGSAKVSKEEILDFGRRFDPLPLHTDEDAAAGSRFGGLIASGFHTAAILQRLVVDAVFSRAAIIAGREISSLRMRAPVRPGDVLHGAMEIVEVRPRDDGTAVVRSRGTLINATGTVVMELQGETLWEHRPTDGSAGGAT
- a CDS encoding MarR family winged helix-turn-helix transcriptional regulator, with product MAARDESLDLIHESIILFSRNARVRANNMYDELSFVAYTMLSYVGTFPQPTASDLAERYGLEKSTVSRQLSQLEEDGMLRRVSHPSRPRTKLLELTDTGRDRLARVRQHQRKGLRERLGRWPDEDVETFGRLLRRFVTELD